The following proteins are co-located in the Siansivirga zeaxanthinifaciens CC-SAMT-1 genome:
- the rlmF gene encoding 23S rRNA (adenine(1618)-N(6))-methyltransferase RlmF, giving the protein MKTSNNKEKQIRSSYDFDALSQEHPELTSYIFENNYQTKTLDFANPKAVKALNTALLKKDYGIKYWEFPDSNLCPPIPGRVAYIDCISQLLKKSKVKQNIRVLDVGVGATCIYPLLGQSLYKWNFVGVDIDKDSLKTAQQIINKNNLQQDIKLRHQANKTLILKGVLNAEDTFSVSMCNPPFYKSETEALEATSRKLNGLNKPTDKVIRNFSGTQNELIYEGGEKAFLHNYLYESSLFKNRCFWFTSLVSKKDLVKGIKQSLQKLGATDIKVINMTHGNKITRIVAWTFLTKDEQEAWVK; this is encoded by the coding sequence TTGAAAACTTCAAATAATAAAGAAAAACAAATTAGATCGAGTTATGATTTTGATGCACTAAGCCAAGAGCATCCAGAGTTAACCTCGTATATTTTTGAGAATAATTATCAAACAAAAACCTTAGATTTTGCAAATCCTAAAGCTGTTAAAGCATTAAATACAGCTCTGTTAAAAAAAGATTATGGTATAAAGTATTGGGAGTTTCCAGATTCCAATTTATGTCCGCCCATTCCAGGTAGAGTTGCTTATATAGATTGTATTTCGCAACTTTTAAAAAAATCAAAAGTAAAACAAAATATAAGGGTTTTAGATGTTGGAGTAGGCGCGACCTGTATTTATCCTCTTTTAGGACAGTCTCTGTATAAGTGGAACTTTGTAGGAGTAGATATTGATAAAGATTCGTTAAAAACAGCTCAGCAAATTATAAATAAAAATAATCTTCAACAGGATATTAAGTTACGCCATCAAGCAAACAAAACGCTTATTTTAAAGGGTGTTTTAAATGCCGAAGACACTTTCTCGGTATCGATGTGTAATCCGCCATTTTATAAATCTGAAACAGAAGCATTAGAGGCCACAAGCAGAAAACTTAATGGATTAAATAAGCCAACAGATAAAGTTATTAGAAATTTTTCAGGTACTCAAAATGAATTGATTTACGAAGGTGGTGAAAAAGCATTTCTTCATAATTACTTATATGAAAGTTCGTTGTTTAAAAACAGGTGTTTTTGGTTTACTTCGTTAGTATCAAAAAAAGATTTAGTAAAAGGTATAAAACAATCTTTACAGAAGCTTGGAGCTACAGATATTAAAGTTATTAATATGACACATGGTAACAAAATTACTAGAATTGTTGCCTGGACATTTTTAACAAAAGACGAACAAGAAGCCTGGGTAAAATAA
- a CDS encoding aspartate:alanine exchanger family transporter, whose translation MDFVNTTYLALFLIICFGFILGNIKIKGISLDISAIIFVALLFGHLGVALPDILQKIGLILFIYTIGLQAGPGFFDSFKEHGKNLVIISVIIVLSAALISLLSILFLDIEKPIAIGLMAGALTSTPGLATAIDVTHSPLASIGYGIAYPFGVIGVILFVKLYPKIFKIEISNEEDAYNLKNSSHYEMITSSHFVVENESAINKTIEELRVRSMTKGVISRVMHKGKAFTPEKNTVLHKGDFIKVVGSKEALKRVKLLIGPKADIEISLGDQYIVQSYLLTKTELVNKHLGELNLLNNYNATVTRIRRSGIDLAPSPNLKLQMGDKLMIACSKDNVLQISNLIGDNKSKLSDTNFFPLALGIVLGILVGGVSFSFGNSLTFNLGLTGGVLIVAMILGRVGKTGNILWVMSGNANQLLRQFGLMLFLATVGTKAGATLVETYLQYGIKLFLVGGLITLVPMLFATIIARIFFKINSLTLLGTLTGAMTSTPGLAAVDSMTKTNAPSVAYATVYPIAMVLLIICAQILGLIF comes from the coding sequence ATGGATTTTGTAAATACCACTTACCTGGCGCTTTTTTTAATTATTTGCTTTGGTTTTATTCTAGGAAACATAAAAATAAAAGGCATTTCGTTAGATATCTCTGCCATAATATTTGTTGCATTATTATTTGGCCATTTAGGTGTTGCGTTACCCGATATTTTACAAAAAATAGGCCTCATACTTTTTATTTACACGATTGGTTTACAGGCTGGTCCGGGTTTTTTCGATTCGTTTAAAGAACATGGTAAAAATCTCGTTATCATATCTGTCATCATTGTACTTTCTGCGGCCCTAATAAGTCTTTTATCTATTTTATTTTTAGATATTGAAAAACCAATTGCTATAGGACTCATGGCTGGCGCATTAACTAGTACACCTGGTCTGGCAACCGCCATAGATGTAACTCATTCGCCATTAGCATCCATTGGCTATGGTATTGCCTACCCTTTTGGAGTTATTGGTGTTATTCTTTTTGTAAAACTATATCCAAAGATTTTTAAAATTGAAATTTCTAATGAAGAAGATGCTTATAACTTAAAGAATAGTAGTCATTATGAAATGATAACAAGCAGTCATTTTGTAGTTGAAAATGAAAGTGCCATTAATAAAACTATTGAAGAATTGCGGGTACGATCGATGACTAAAGGTGTTATTTCTCGTGTTATGCATAAAGGTAAAGCGTTTACTCCAGAAAAAAATACGGTTTTACATAAAGGAGACTTTATTAAAGTAGTTGGTAGTAAAGAAGCCTTAAAACGAGTAAAACTTTTAATTGGTCCTAAGGCCGATATTGAAATTTCTTTAGGAGATCAATACATTGTGCAATCGTATTTATTAACAAAAACAGAATTGGTTAATAAACATTTAGGGGAATTAAATCTTTTAAATAATTATAATGCCACAGTAACCAGAATTCGAAGAAGTGGTATTGACTTAGCGCCTAGTCCAAATTTAAAGCTTCAAATGGGTGATAAATTAATGATTGCCTGCTCTAAAGATAATGTGCTTCAAATATCTAATTTAATTGGGGATAACAAAAGTAAACTGTCTGATACTAATTTTTTCCCTCTGGCGCTCGGTATCGTGTTAGGTATTTTAGTAGGTGGCGTTTCATTTTCTTTTGGAAACTCTTTAACTTTTAATCTCGGACTTACCGGTGGCGTGTTAATCGTGGCCATGATTTTAGGTCGGGTTGGAAAAACGGGGAACATTCTTTGGGTAATGAGTGGTAATGCCAACCAATTATTGCGACAGTTCGGTTTGATGCTCTTTTTAGCAACCGTAGGAACTAAAGCTGGTGCAACCTTGGTAGAAACATATTTACAATATGGTATAAAATTATTTTTAGTTGGTGGCTTAATTACCTTAGTACCCATGTTATTTGCTACCATAATAGCTCGAATATTTTTTAAAATTAATTCTCTTACCCTTTTAGGAACTTTAACTGGAGCTATGACGAGCACACCTGGTTTAGCTGCTGTAGACAGCATGACTAAAACCAATGCGCCTTCTGTTGCCTATGCTACAGTTTATCCCATTGCTATGGTGCTATTAATAATTTGCGCTCAAATACTGGGTTTAATATTTTAA
- a CDS encoding HAD family hydrolase has translation MLQAVIFDMDGVIIESEPLHYKAYHKMFEDVNIEVSAEFYESLTGKSTLNVCKQICDAFNLSESPETLVSIKRKHYDDIFENDKTFDLIEGVLDVIKNYHDNELTLILASSASMPSIERIFKRFDLNKYFKAKLSGAELKASKPHPEIFIKAAEASGFKTEECIVIEDSTNGIIAAKSAGIFCVGYDSFHSKNQDYSKADLVVKDFSEIHYNRIKDLL, from the coding sequence ATGTTACAAGCTGTAATTTTTGATATGGATGGGGTTATTATTGAAAGTGAACCACTTCATTACAAAGCCTACCATAAAATGTTTGAAGATGTTAATATTGAAGTATCTGCAGAGTTTTACGAATCGCTCACCGGAAAATCGACTTTAAATGTTTGTAAGCAAATTTGTGATGCTTTTAATTTAAGTGAATCTCCAGAAACATTAGTGTCAATAAAGCGTAAACATTATGATGATATTTTTGAAAACGATAAAACCTTCGATTTAATTGAAGGTGTTTTAGATGTGATTAAAAATTATCATGACAACGAATTAACCTTAATTTTAGCTTCATCGGCCTCCATGCCAAGTATCGAACGTATTTTTAAACGATTCGATTTAAATAAATATTTTAAAGCAAAATTAAGTGGTGCCGAATTAAAAGCTTCAAAACCACATCCTGAAATTTTCATTAAGGCTGCAGAAGCATCAGGTTTTAAAACAGAAGAATGTATAGTTATTGAAGATTCAACAAATGGTATTATAGCGGCAAAATCGGCTGGTATTTTTTGTGTAGGTTATGATAGCTTTCACTCTAAAAACCAAGATTATAGTAAAGCCGATTTAGTTGTAAAAGATTTTAGCGAAATCCATTATAACAGAATTAAAGATTTACTTTAA
- a CDS encoding M28 family metallopeptidase — MKKIAILLAITILNVSCITSQNTENLELDAAVSEFSKTIKAETLKQELYIYASDDFEGRKTGEPGQKKAINFLKEQYESMKIASPLSEDDYFQEIPQSFLPNGIKASENVLAYIKGSEKPEEVIIISAHLDHIGISKDGSINNGADDDGSGTIAILEIAKAFKRAENAGFAPKRTILFLHVTGEEIGLYGSRYYTDVDPVFPLKNTVANLNIDMIGRIDDKHKDNKNYVYLIGSDKLSQELHDISEAVNKKYFNMEFDYTFNDKNDPNRFYYRSDHYNFAKNNIPVIFYFNGTHDDYHKPTDTPDKIEYDLLETRTRLVFSTAWELANREERIKLK, encoded by the coding sequence ATGAAAAAAATAGCTATACTTTTAGCGATTACTATTTTAAATGTATCTTGTATAACTTCACAAAATACAGAAAATCTAGAATTAGATGCTGCTGTTTCAGAATTTTCAAAAACTATTAAAGCCGAAACTTTAAAGCAGGAATTATACATTTATGCTTCCGATGATTTTGAAGGAAGAAAAACAGGAGAACCTGGACAAAAAAAAGCCATTAATTTTTTAAAAGAACAATACGAGTCCATGAAAATAGCTTCACCTCTTTCTGAAGATGATTATTTTCAAGAGATACCTCAATCGTTTTTACCTAATGGCATCAAAGCTTCAGAAAACGTTTTAGCCTATATAAAAGGTAGTGAAAAACCAGAAGAAGTTATTATAATTTCAGCCCATCTAGATCATATTGGTATTTCAAAAGATGGAAGTATTAATAATGGTGCCGATGATGACGGCTCTGGTACAATTGCTATTTTAGAAATTGCAAAAGCTTTTAAGCGTGCCGAAAATGCAGGATTTGCACCAAAACGAACAATCTTATTTTTACACGTAACAGGTGAAGAAATTGGGTTATATGGCTCGCGATATTACACAGATGTAGATCCTGTATTTCCATTAAAAAATACGGTGGCCAATTTAAATATAGATATGATTGGTAGAATTGATGATAAACATAAAGACAATAAAAACTATGTTTATCTTATTGGTTCAGATAAATTAAGTCAAGAATTACACGATATTTCTGAAGCCGTTAATAAGAAATATTTTAATATGGAATTCGATTATACTTTTAATGATAAAAACGATCCAAATCGTTTTTACTACAGATCAGATCATTACAATTTTGCGAAAAACAACATTCCAGTTATTTTCTATTTTAATGGAACTCACGACGATTACCACAAACCTACAGACACACCAGATAAAATTGAATACGATTTATTAGAAACAAGAACCCGTTTGGTTTTTAGCACCGCTTGGGAACTGGCTAACCGTGAAGAAAGAATAAAACTTAAATAA
- the pckA gene encoding phosphoenolpyruvate carboxykinase (ATP) — MNNLQTVETQVSLEIYGLKNVTAHWNLSPEKLQQITVDKKMGKETKNGTLSINTGKFTGRSPQDRFIVKDDYTADKVWWGKTNKPVSTENFNKLKNEVTKYLSGKELYVRDGYVCAEPEFRTNIRTVTELPWSNLFVYNMFLRPSEKELENFSEDWLILCAPGYVCPDPAAYGIRQGNFSIINFTDKIALVGGSAYTGEMKKGIFSALNLILPVEKNVLPMHCSANVGKKGDTAIFFGLSGTGKTTLSADPDRKLIGDDEHGWTADNTIFNFEGGCYAKVIDLTEEKEPDIFRAIRPGALLENVVFNADGDPDYLDSSITQNTRVSYPIYHIDNIQETLYANNPKNIFFLTCDAFGVLPPVSKLTPGQAAYHFISGYTAKVAGTEAGITEPVPSFSACFGEPFMPLHPAKYGEMLSKKMQEAGVNVWLINTGWSAGPYGVGSRIKLKYTRAMITAILNGELDHVDYEQNPIFGLFMPKYCPGVPTEMLDPMNTWLQKGAYIGKAIQLAHSFHLNFEKFAHQATQQIIEGGPLIDEHHHLEEHI; from the coding sequence ATGAATAATTTACAAACAGTCGAGACTCAAGTAAGCTTAGAAATCTACGGACTTAAAAACGTCACTGCTCATTGGAACTTATCTCCTGAAAAACTTCAGCAAATTACCGTTGATAAAAAAATGGGTAAAGAAACAAAAAACGGTACCTTATCTATTAATACTGGCAAATTTACAGGACGTTCTCCTCAAGATCGTTTTATTGTAAAAGATGATTATACTGCCGACAAAGTTTGGTGGGGAAAAACCAATAAACCGGTTTCTACAGAAAACTTTAATAAACTTAAAAACGAAGTAACTAAATACCTCTCTGGCAAAGAGTTGTATGTTAGAGATGGTTATGTATGTGCCGAACCAGAATTTAGAACAAACATTCGCACAGTAACAGAACTTCCTTGGTCTAACCTATTTGTTTATAATATGTTTTTACGACCAAGTGAAAAAGAACTTGAAAACTTTAGTGAAGACTGGTTAATTTTGTGTGCTCCAGGGTATGTGTGTCCAGATCCTGCTGCTTACGGCATTCGTCAAGGTAATTTTTCAATTATAAATTTTACCGATAAAATTGCTTTGGTTGGTGGTTCTGCTTACACAGGCGAGATGAAAAAAGGTATTTTTTCTGCTTTAAACTTAATTTTACCTGTAGAAAAAAATGTACTACCAATGCACTGTTCTGCAAATGTTGGTAAAAAAGGTGACACAGCTATTTTCTTTGGATTATCTGGAACTGGTAAAACAACGCTTTCTGCCGATCCTGATAGAAAATTAATTGGAGATGACGAACATGGATGGACTGCCGACAATACCATTTTTAATTTTGAAGGTGGCTGTTACGCAAAAGTAATTGACTTAACCGAAGAGAAAGAACCAGACATTTTTAGAGCCATTAGACCCGGTGCTTTATTAGAAAATGTAGTGTTTAATGCCGATGGCGACCCAGATTATTTAGATAGTAGCATTACACAAAACACTCGTGTTAGTTACCCTATCTATCATATTGATAATATCCAAGAAACATTGTATGCAAACAACCCTAAAAACATTTTCTTCTTAACATGTGATGCTTTTGGTGTATTGCCTCCAGTATCTAAACTAACGCCAGGTCAAGCAGCTTACCATTTTATATCTGGTTATACCGCTAAAGTGGCAGGTACCGAAGCTGGTATTACAGAACCTGTACCTTCATTCTCTGCATGTTTTGGAGAACCATTTATGCCATTACACCCTGCAAAATATGGGGAAATGTTAAGTAAAAAAATGCAAGAAGCCGGTGTTAATGTATGGTTAATTAATACAGGTTGGAGCGCTGGTCCTTACGGTGTTGGATCTCGTATTAAACTTAAATACACCAGAGCCATGATTACCGCTATTTTAAATGGGGAACTAGACCATGTAGATTATGAACAAAATCCAATATTTGGTTTATTTATGCCTAAATATTGTCCTGGAGTACCAACCGAAATGCTAGACCCAATGAATACTTGGTTACAAAAAGGAGCTTATATTGGAAAAGCTATACAATTAGCACATTCATTCCATTTAAACTTTGAGAAATTTGCACACCAAGCAACGCAACAAATTATTGAAGGTGGTCCTCTAATTGACGAACATCATCATTTAGAAGAACACATTTAA
- a CDS encoding M28 family peptidase codes for MKIISILSAFIIVGTCSKPRYTARIQNLKDSIQIKDSATICNYANTITSQELKTYLYEFDSKEFQGRRAGEPGQKKAANYLKTYYTNKGIASPFGNSNYFQTIPETFFSDGIKASENVLAYIKGSEKPEEIVIISAHLDHLGVTEENEINYGADDDGSGTVALMEMAEAFHLAQKDGFGPKRSILFLHLTGEELGKKGSEFYTKHPVFPLENTVTNLNIDMIGRVDDRHKNNKNYLYIIGADRLSKELHYLSEKINNTFYHIELDYRFNAENDRNQYYNRSDHYNFAVKNIPVIFYFNGEHEDYHLPSDTPDKIEYELLEKRTKFIFATAWQIANQDKKLALDIDNELLN; via the coding sequence ATGAAAATCATTTCAATTCTCTCTGCCTTTATTATTGTTGGCACTTGCTCTAAACCTAGGTACACAGCAAGAATACAAAACTTAAAAGATAGTATTCAAATTAAGGACAGTGCGACTATATGTAATTATGCTAATACCATTACATCTCAAGAGTTAAAAACATATCTTTATGAGTTTGATTCTAAAGAGTTTCAAGGAAGACGAGCAGGTGAACCTGGACAAAAAAAAGCAGCAAACTATTTAAAAACGTATTATACAAACAAAGGTATAGCCTCACCTTTCGGAAACTCAAATTATTTTCAAACCATACCAGAAACTTTCTTTTCTGATGGTATTAAGGCATCAGAAAATGTTTTGGCTTATATAAAAGGAAGCGAAAAACCAGAAGAAATTGTTATAATATCGGCACATTTAGACCATTTAGGGGTTACAGAAGAAAACGAAATTAATTATGGTGCCGACGACGATGGCTCAGGTACTGTAGCCCTTATGGAAATGGCTGAAGCGTTTCATTTAGCTCAAAAAGATGGTTTCGGTCCAAAAAGAAGTATTTTATTTCTTCATTTAACTGGAGAAGAATTGGGTAAAAAAGGATCGGAATTTTACACAAAACACCCCGTGTTTCCGTTAGAAAATACCGTAACCAATTTAAATATAGATATGATTGGTCGTGTAGACGACAGGCATAAAAACAACAAAAACTACTTATATATTATTGGTGCCGATAGACTTAGTAAAGAATTACATTATCTATCTGAAAAAATAAATAACACGTTTTATCATATTGAATTAGATTATCGCTTCAATGCAGAGAACGACAGAAATCAATATTACAACAGGTCAGACCATTATAATTTTGCCGTAAAAAATATTCCTGTTATTTTTTATTTTAACGGTGAGCATGAAGATTATCATTTACCCTCAGACACTCCCGATAAAATAGAATACGAACTTTTAGAAAAACGTACAAAATTTATTTTTGCTACAGCTTGGCAAATTGCAAACCAAGACAAGAAGCTCGCATTAGATATCGATAATGAATTGTTAAATTAA
- a CDS encoding DUF4870 domain-containing protein → MKEDNQLIMLTHLSQLITLVIGFGSLLLPLFIWYTQKDKVYQMDIHGKRIVNFQLSLLVYCILCIPLVLLCGIGFVGFIILGIISVVLPIVNAIKANRGEVPTYPLSLNFIS, encoded by the coding sequence ATGAAAGAAGACAATCAACTTATAATGCTTACCCATTTGAGTCAATTAATAACCTTAGTCATAGGTTTTGGTAGTTTGTTGTTACCACTTTTTATTTGGTACACGCAAAAAGATAAAGTTTATCAAATGGATATACACGGAAAACGAATTGTTAATTTTCAATTAAGCTTACTCGTTTACTGTATTTTATGTATTCCTTTGGTGCTTTTATGCGGTATAGGTTTTGTAGGCTTTATTATTTTAGGAATTATATCTGTTGTATTGCCAATTGTAAACGCGATTAAAGCAAATAGAGGCGAAGTGCCAACATACCCATTATCTCTTAATTTTATTAGTTAA
- a CDS encoding universal stress protein — protein sequence MKTILLPTDFSINSINAINYAIELYKNETCKFYLLNVQRASSFISDDMMAVTSTATIYNTIIDAAKKSLSNIIKRINKHYNNPKHTFETLVDYDNFIDSINQVSELKQIDLIIMGTKGATGLKQVVFGSNTVKVIQRCHLPVLVIPENCKFSNLKDVTFTTSYATLYEGDDLKPLKEIINLNESKLSVLHVFCDYDFAVELDKNIDFFNKNFEHPDFKNLTTNEEHVFEIIESYIKDNNVKMLAMKYKSHSLFERLFYKLKIESVAYSINIPLLVIK from the coding sequence ATGAAAACAATTCTTTTACCAACAGATTTTTCTATAAACTCTATTAATGCCATTAATTATGCCATCGAATTGTATAAAAATGAAACTTGTAAATTTTATTTGCTTAATGTGCAAAGGGCATCCTCATTTATATCGGATGATATGATGGCGGTTACATCTACGGCTACAATTTACAATACCATTATTGATGCAGCAAAGAAATCGTTATCCAATATAATTAAGCGCATCAACAAGCATTACAACAACCCTAAACATACATTTGAGACGCTAGTTGATTACGATAATTTTATAGACTCTATCAATCAGGTTTCAGAATTAAAACAAATTGATTTAATTATTATGGGCACAAAAGGTGCTACCGGTTTAAAACAAGTTGTTTTTGGCAGTAACACGGTAAAAGTTATTCAGCGTTGCCATTTGCCTGTTTTGGTAATTCCAGAAAATTGCAAGTTTTCAAATTTAAAAGATGTAACATTTACAACAAGTTATGCCACTTTATACGAAGGCGATGATTTGAAACCATTAAAAGAGATTATTAATTTAAACGAAAGTAAATTAAGTGTTTTACATGTGTTTTGTGACTACGATTTTGCCGTTGAATTAGATAAAAATATTGATTTTTTTAATAAAAATTTCGAACATCCTGATTTTAAAAATCTCACTACCAATGAAGAACATGTTTTTGAAATAATAGAGAGTTATATAAAAGATAATAACGTTAAAATGCTAGCCATGAAATACAAATCACACTCTTTATTTGAACGTTTATTTTATAAATTAAAAATTGAAAGTGTTGCTTACAGCATCAATATTCCGTTATTGGTTATTAAGTAA
- the bshB1 gene encoding bacillithiol biosynthesis deacetylase BshB1, with amino-acid sequence MKLDILAIGAHPDDVELGCGALIAKETANGKKVGIIDLTRGELGTRGTAETRDIEAKNSAEILKVVVRENMKFADGFFVNDKKHQLALIRMIRKYQPEIVLCNAIDDRHIDHGKGSKLASDACFLSGLLKIETKDDAGALQKPWRPKQVYHYMQWKNLEPDFVVDVSEFIDIKMKSVLAYKTQFYDENSKEPQTPISSKNFTDSIIYRARDLGRLVGVEYAEGFNVERYVAVDSLFDLK; translated from the coding sequence ATGAAATTAGATATACTTGCCATTGGTGCTCATCCAGACGATGTAGAATTAGGTTGTGGAGCACTTATAGCTAAGGAAACCGCAAACGGAAAAAAAGTAGGCATCATCGATTTAACCCGAGGTGAGTTAGGTACCCGAGGTACTGCTGAAACTCGTGATATTGAAGCTAAAAACTCCGCTGAAATTTTAAAAGTAGTTGTAAGAGAAAATATGAAATTTGCTGATGGTTTTTTTGTAAATGATAAAAAACATCAATTGGCATTAATTAGAATGATTAGAAAATATCAACCAGAAATTGTTTTATGTAATGCCATCGACGATAGACATATCGATCATGGGAAAGGAAGTAAATTAGCTTCGGATGCATGTTTTTTAAGCGGACTCTTAAAAATTGAAACAAAAGACGATGCAGGTGCATTGCAAAAACCATGGCGTCCCAAACAAGTATATCATTACATGCAGTGGAAAAATCTAGAACCCGATTTTGTTGTAGATGTTTCTGAGTTTATAGATATTAAAATGAAATCGGTATTAGCATATAAAACACAGTTTTACGATGAAAACAGTAAAGAGCCACAGACGCCAATTTCAAGTAAAAATTTTACCGATAGTATTATTTACAGAGCACGAGATTTAGGACGTTTGGTGGGCGTAGAATACGCCGAAGGATTTAATGTTGAGCGTTATGTGGCTGTAGATAGTTTATTTGATTTAAAATAG
- a CDS encoding DUF3108 domain-containing protein: MRLSIIFIFLLSLKLSAQNTAVNSGEKLVYTASYNMSGILNDLAQVTLETSTVKTSKATLLKLKCTAATYSKWDSFFKIRDLYETYVHPSTLTPFLHTRDINEGSYYKYMKYTFSHKTNTVKSLQKKKNNQVENKDVKINSGTKDIVSTIYSLRLIDFKNLSVGTSKNFTIIFDREEVKAKVTYLGKETINTAIGKKECFKLSVGSSKSNVLQGANNNLIWLTADQNKILVYGKFKIPVGNGELKIKSATGLKN, from the coding sequence ATGCGACTTTCAATAATTTTTATCTTTTTATTATCGCTAAAGCTAAGCGCCCAAAATACTGCTGTAAACTCTGGTGAAAAATTAGTTTACACTGCCTCCTACAACATGTCTGGTATTTTAAACGATTTAGCTCAAGTTACTTTAGAAACTAGCACCGTAAAAACATCTAAAGCAACTTTATTAAAATTAAAATGTACAGCGGCTACTTACAGCAAATGGGACAGTTTCTTTAAAATTAGAGATTTATACGAAACCTACGTACACCCTAGCACTTTAACGCCTTTTCTACATACTCGAGACATTAATGAAGGTAGTTATTACAAATACATGAAATATACTTTTAGCCATAAAACGAACACGGTTAAAAGTTTACAAAAAAAGAAAAACAACCAAGTAGAAAATAAAGATGTAAAAATAAACTCGGGTACAAAAGATATCGTATCAACAATATATAGTTTAAGACTTATCGATTTTAAAAATTTATCTGTTGGCACCAGTAAAAACTTTACTATTATTTTTGACAGAGAAGAAGTTAAGGCTAAAGTTACTTACTTAGGAAAAGAAACAATAAACACTGCCATAGGTAAAAAAGAGTGCTTCAAATTAAGTGTTGGATCTAGTAAAAGTAATGTGTTGCAAGGTGCAAATAATAACCTAATTTGGTTAACTGCAGACCAAAACAAAATTCTTGTTTACGGTAAATTTAAAATTCCTGTTGGTAATGGTGAGTTAAAAATTAAATCTGCCACTGGTTTAAAAAACTAA
- a CDS encoding FUSC family protein — translation MKKLFTILAVIAAFFAILFSVLPISNLAILPAIGAFAFGFAAFYLSKKTGEVKKIIPFTFYLTICALTITTYKALFNTPEVVNTEVLEEIGNIHEEEAIDELESLDLDALEIDDTDLESIDMNDTEIEDIQIETNDIESIEINESDIENSEEIISELEELEIN, via the coding sequence ATGAAAAAATTATTTACCATTTTAGCTGTAATAGCAGCGTTTTTCGCAATCCTTTTTTCGGTATTACCCATATCAAATTTGGCTATTTTGCCTGCTATTGGAGCCTTTGCTTTTGGTTTCGCAGCTTTTTATTTATCTAAAAAAACTGGCGAAGTAAAAAAAATAATTCCATTTACATTTTATTTAACTATTTGCGCTTTAACTATTACAACTTACAAAGCGCTATTTAATACGCCCGAAGTCGTTAACACCGAAGTTTTAGAAGAAATAGGAAACATTCATGAAGAAGAAGCCATCGATGAACTTGAAAGTTTAGATTTAGATGCTTTAGAAATTGATGACACCGATTTAGAATCTATCGACATGAACGACACCGAAATAGAAGATATTCAAATAGAGACCAACGATATTGAATCTATTGAAATTAATGAGTCTGATATTGAAAATAGTGAAGAAATTATTTCTGAATTAGAAGAATTAGAAATTAATTAG